The genomic segment GTTCACCACGCGCAGGCGCAGGCCGGGCCCCAGGCCGAGCTTGCGGTTCAGCGGCGTGCCCGAGTAGCCGGCGCTCAAGCCTCTTCCCCGAGCAGCTCGCCCAGCAGTTCGTGGGCCCGGCGCAGGTGCGGGATCACGATGGAACCGCCCACGATCAGGCCCACGTCGAAGACCTCGAGGATCTCGGCCTTCGTGACGCCCAGCTCGCAGCAGCGGATCACGTGGTAGGCGATGCAGTCGTCGCAGCGGAGC from the bacterium genome contains:
- a CDS encoding carboxymuconolactone decarboxylase family protein, giving the protein MSSRLESFRAYREKMNEKILADATLTTKRFFNLDTRCYEDGALDARTKEIAGLSASLVLRCDDCIAYHVIRCCELGVTKAEILEVFDVGLIVGGSIVIPHLRRAHELLGELLGEEA